Proteins encoded by one window of Hafnia alvei:
- the pyrE gene encoding orotate phosphoribosyltransferase yields MKAYQRQFIEFALSKQVLKFGEFTLKSGRTSPYFFNAGLFNTGRDLALLGRFYAEALVDSGIDFDLLFGPAYKGIPIATTTAVALAEHHDRDLPYCFNRKEAKSHGEGGTLVGSPLQGKVMLVDDVITAGTAIRESMEIIQAHNAKLAGVLISLDRQERGRADISAIQEVERDYGCKVISIITLKDLISYLEEKPEMAESLASVKAYREQYGV; encoded by the coding sequence ATGAAAGCCTATCAGCGCCAGTTTATTGAGTTCGCGCTAAGCAAGCAGGTATTGAAGTTTGGCGAATTTACGCTGAAATCAGGCCGTACCAGCCCATATTTCTTTAACGCTGGCCTGTTTAATACTGGACGCGATCTGGCATTGTTGGGGCGTTTCTATGCCGAGGCTTTGGTTGATAGCGGCATTGATTTTGATTTGCTGTTTGGCCCAGCCTATAAAGGCATCCCTATTGCAACCACCACGGCGGTGGCGCTGGCAGAGCATCATGACCGCGATTTACCGTATTGCTTTAATCGCAAAGAAGCTAAGTCTCACGGTGAAGGCGGGACATTGGTAGGTAGCCCACTACAGGGCAAAGTCATGCTGGTGGATGATGTGATTACTGCGGGCACCGCAATTCGGGAATCAATGGAAATTATTCAGGCCCACAATGCTAAGTTAGCCGGAGTGCTGATTTCGCTCGATCGCCAAGAGCGCGGTCGTGCCGATATTTCTGCGATTCAAGAAGTTGAGCGTGATTATGGCTGTAAGGTGATTTCAATTATTACGCTGAAAGATTTGATCAGCTATTTGGAAGAGAAGCCGGAGATGGCTGAATCCTTGGCGTCAGTAAAAGCGTATCGTGAGCAGTACGGCGTTTAA
- the slmA gene encoding nucleoid occlusion factor SlmA has product MAEKENTKRNRREEILQALAQMLESSDGSQRITTAKLAANVGVSEAALYRHFPSKTRMFDSLIEFIEDSLITRINLILQDEKETFNRLRLILLLILGFAERNPGLTRIMTGHALMFEQDRLQGRINQLFERIEAQIRQVLKERKIREGQGFVHDETLLAGQLLAFCEGMLSRFVRSEFRYRPTQEFDLRWPLLASQLQ; this is encoded by the coding sequence ATGGCAGAAAAAGAAAATACGAAAAGGAACCGTCGCGAGGAAATCTTGCAGGCGCTGGCGCAAATGCTGGAATCCAGTGACGGTAGCCAACGCATTACTACTGCAAAACTTGCTGCGAACGTGGGTGTTTCAGAAGCTGCACTTTATCGCCATTTTCCTAGTAAAACGCGGATGTTTGATAGTCTTATCGAGTTTATCGAAGACAGTCTGATCACCCGCATTAACCTCATCTTGCAGGATGAAAAAGAAACCTTTAATAGGCTTCGTCTTATTCTGCTGTTGATTCTGGGATTTGCAGAACGCAACCCGGGGCTGACTCGTATTATGACCGGTCATGCCTTGATGTTTGAACAAGATCGCCTTCAAGGGCGCATCAATCAGCTATTTGAGCGTATTGAAGCCCAAATCCGACAGGTGCTCAAAGAGAGAAAGATCCGTGAGGGGCAAGGGTTTGTTCACGATGAAACGCTGCTTGCAGGGCAGCTTTTAGCCTTCTGTGAAGGCATGCTGTCGCGCTTTGTGCGTTCAGAGTTCCGCTACCGCCCAACGCAGGAATTCGATTTGCGCTGGCCGTTGTTAGCAAGCCAACTTCAATAG
- the dut gene encoding dUTP diphosphatase — protein MKKKIDVKILDPRIGEQFPLPTYATPGSAGLDLRACLDEAVILAPGETTLLPTGLAIHIEDPSLAAIILPRSGLGHKHGIVLGNLVGLIDSDYQGQLMVSVWNRGQTTFTIEPGERIAQMVLVPVVQADFNLVESFDASERGAGGFGHSGRQ, from the coding sequence ATGAAGAAAAAAATAGACGTTAAAATTTTAGATCCCCGCATCGGTGAACAATTCCCATTGCCAACCTATGCAACTCCAGGTTCTGCGGGTCTAGACCTACGCGCTTGTTTAGATGAAGCCGTCATTTTGGCACCGGGTGAAACCACTCTGTTACCAACCGGTCTGGCAATTCATATTGAAGATCCTAGTCTTGCGGCAATCATCCTGCCTCGCTCTGGTTTGGGCCACAAGCACGGGATCGTACTGGGGAATTTGGTCGGTTTGATCGATTCTGACTACCAAGGTCAGTTGATGGTTTCCGTATGGAACCGCGGTCAAACGACCTTTACCATCGAGCCGGGTGAACGAATTGCTCAGATGGTGCTAGTTCCTGTGGTACAGGCAGACTTCAATCTCGTCGAATCTTTCGACGCGAGCGAACGTGGTGCAGGTGGCTTTGGTCACTCAGGTCGCCAATAA
- the coaBC gene encoding bifunctional phosphopantothenoylcysteine decarboxylase/phosphopantothenate--cysteine ligase CoaBC, with protein sequence MTALTGKRIVLGISGGIAAYKCPEIVRRLRERGAEVRVVMTKGAEAFITPLTLQAVSGYPVSDDLLDPAAEASMGHIELGKWADLVVIAPATADLIARIAAGMANDLLSTVCLATAAPIAIAPAMNQQMYRAAATQENLKTLEHRGLQLWGPDSGSQACGDVGPGRMLDPMVLVTMIQAHFAQQQDLAQYSILITAGPTREALDPVRFITNHSSGKMGFSIAAAAAKRGAKVTLVSGPVNQKTPEGVVRIDVESALEMQTEVLAHVPSHQIFISCAAVADYRAEQICDEKIKKQGDEITLKLVKNPDIVAGVAALTEHRPYVVGFAAETQNVEEYAKQKLARKNLDMICANDVSQEGQGFNTDTNALHLFWPQGDKQLPLSNKSLLGHYLIDEIVSHYEEKNRR encoded by the coding sequence ATGACTGCACTGACAGGCAAACGCATTGTATTAGGCATCAGCGGGGGCATCGCTGCATATAAATGCCCAGAAATAGTACGTCGACTGCGAGAACGTGGCGCAGAGGTTCGCGTGGTAATGACAAAAGGCGCTGAAGCCTTTATCACCCCGCTAACCTTACAAGCTGTTTCAGGCTACCCAGTATCGGATGACCTGCTTGATCCGGCAGCAGAGGCGTCGATGGGGCATATCGAGCTCGGCAAATGGGCTGATTTGGTCGTTATTGCACCGGCAACCGCTGATTTAATTGCGCGCATTGCCGCCGGAATGGCGAATGACCTTCTCAGCACCGTATGTTTAGCAACCGCTGCACCTATTGCAATTGCCCCAGCGATGAACCAGCAGATGTATCGCGCTGCGGCCACGCAAGAGAATCTGAAAACGCTAGAGCACCGAGGCTTACAACTCTGGGGGCCAGACAGCGGTAGCCAAGCCTGTGGCGATGTAGGTCCTGGCCGCATGCTCGACCCAATGGTGTTAGTCACTATGATTCAGGCGCATTTTGCTCAGCAGCAGGATCTCGCACAATACAGCATTCTTATCACTGCGGGGCCAACCCGTGAAGCCCTAGATCCTGTACGTTTCATCACTAACCATAGTTCAGGAAAAATGGGCTTTTCTATCGCAGCGGCTGCCGCAAAACGTGGCGCTAAAGTCACACTGGTGAGCGGGCCCGTGAATCAAAAAACACCTGAAGGTGTAGTGCGTATCGACGTAGAAAGCGCATTAGAGATGCAAACAGAGGTGCTTGCTCATGTTCCATCACATCAAATTTTCATTTCTTGCGCTGCAGTGGCAGACTATCGCGCCGAGCAAATTTGCGACGAAAAAATAAAAAAACAGGGTGATGAAATCACGCTTAAGCTGGTGAAAAACCCTGATATTGTGGCCGGTGTTGCAGCCCTGACTGAGCATCGCCCCTATGTCGTAGGATTTGCCGCCGAAACCCAGAATGTGGAAGAATACGCCAAGCAAAAACTTGCACGTAAAAATCTGGATATGATTTGTGCGAACGATGTTTCCCAAGAAGGGCAAGGGTTTAACACCGATACCAATGCCTTACACCTTTTTTGGCCGCAGGGCGATAAGCAGCTGCCACTCAGCAATAAGTCCTTGTTGGGCCACTATTTAATTGACGAGATTGTCAGCCATTATGAAGAAAAAAATAGACGTTAA
- the radC gene encoding RadC family protein, with protein MEESVAVAYWPSMLAPREKLLSLGRESLSDQELLAIFLRTGTKGINVMALSSHLIREFGSIYSLMQADYDSFCSKPGLGISRYAQLQAVMELSKRFLHRQLTEQSVINRPELTALYLQNVFSGYEREAFFVLFLDNQHRVIRSEEMFSGTINCVDVYPREIVRGALKVNAVALILAHNHPSGIAEPSAADRVLTERVVKACALLDIRVLDHMVIGHGQSVSFAERGWL; from the coding sequence ATGGAAGAGAGCGTAGCGGTAGCGTACTGGCCTTCAATGCTGGCCCCAAGAGAAAAATTATTATCCCTAGGTCGTGAATCGTTATCCGATCAGGAACTGCTGGCGATATTTTTACGAACAGGGACGAAAGGGATTAATGTGATGGCGCTGTCATCACATTTGATTCGTGAGTTTGGCTCAATTTACAGTCTGATGCAGGCCGATTACGATAGTTTTTGCTCGAAACCGGGCCTTGGTATCTCTCGATATGCACAGTTGCAGGCCGTGATGGAACTGTCAAAACGATTTTTGCATCGGCAGCTTACTGAACAAAGTGTCATCAATCGACCCGAGTTAACGGCGCTATATTTGCAAAATGTGTTCTCTGGATATGAGCGAGAAGCCTTTTTTGTTTTATTTTTAGACAACCAGCATCGCGTAATTCGCTCTGAGGAGATGTTTTCGGGTACTATAAACTGTGTGGATGTATATCCACGCGAAATTGTGCGTGGTGCGCTTAAGGTAAACGCCGTTGCGTTAATCCTCGCACATAATCATCCGTCCGGAATAGCAGAGCCCAGTGCAGCAGATCGTGTGCTCACAGAAAGAGTGGTGAAAGCTTGCGCATTATTGGATATCCGCGTGCTAGATCATATGGTGATCGGTCACGGCCAGAGTGTGTCTTTTGCTGAAAGAGGGTGGCTTTAA
- the rpmB gene encoding 50S ribosomal protein L28: MSRVCQVTGKRPVAGNNRSHAMNATKRRFLPNLHSHRFWVEGEKRFVTLRVSAKGMRVIDKKGIETVLAEIRARGEKY, encoded by the coding sequence ATGTCCCGAGTCTGCCAAGTTACTGGCAAGCGTCCGGTGGCCGGTAATAACCGTTCCCACGCGATGAACGCAACCAAACGCCGTTTTCTGCCTAACCTGCATTCACACCGCTTTTGGGTTGAAGGCGAGAAGCGCTTTGTAACTCTGCGTGTATCTGCTAAAGGTATGCGTGTTATTGATAAAAAGGGTATCGAAACGGTCTTGGCCGAAATTCGCGCCCGCGGTGAGAAGTATTAA
- the rpmG gene encoding 50S ribosomal protein L33, with product MAKGIREKIKLVSSAGTGHFYTTTKNKRTKPEKLELKKFDPVVRQHVIYKEAKIK from the coding sequence ATGGCTAAAGGTATTCGCGAGAAGATCAAGCTGGTTTCGTCTGCTGGTACTGGTCACTTCTACACCACTACCAAGAACAAACGTACCAAACCAGAAAAACTTGAACTGAAAAAGTTTGATCCGGTTGTACGTCAGCATGTGATCTACAAAGAAGCTAAAATTAAATAA
- the mutM gene encoding bifunctional DNA-formamidopyrimidine glycosylase/DNA-(apurinic or apyrimidinic site) lyase — MPELPEVETSRRGIEPFLVGHSIEHLVVRQPKLRWPVSDELLRLSDKPVLSVQRRAKYLLIELADGWIIVHLGMSGSVRILPADEPPQKHDHVDMILSSGMMLRYTDPRRFGAWLWCKDLDSSNVLAHLGPEPLSDEFDGDYLYQKSRNKKTAVKAWLMDNKVVVGVGNIYASESLFTARISPDRPAGSLTKKDADVLVVTIKAVLLRSIEQGGTTLKDFLQSDGKPGYFAQELQVYGRAGEACRVCGEKILSGKHGQRTTFFCPRCQR; from the coding sequence ATGCCGGAACTACCAGAAGTTGAAACTAGCCGCCGTGGGATCGAACCTTTTTTAGTCGGCCATTCAATCGAACATCTTGTGGTTCGCCAGCCGAAACTTCGATGGCCTGTCTCTGATGAACTGCTTCGATTAAGCGATAAGCCGGTGCTTAGCGTGCAGCGTCGTGCCAAGTATTTGCTGATTGAGTTAGCTGATGGATGGATTATTGTTCATCTTGGTATGTCTGGTAGCGTTCGTATCCTGCCCGCCGATGAACCCCCTCAAAAACATGACCATGTCGATATGATCTTGTCGAGTGGCATGATGCTGCGTTACACCGACCCGCGCCGCTTTGGTGCTTGGCTGTGGTGTAAAGATTTAGACTCATCCAACGTGTTGGCTCATCTTGGCCCTGAGCCGCTCAGTGACGAGTTTGACGGTGATTACCTGTATCAGAAGTCACGCAATAAGAAGACCGCCGTAAAGGCGTGGCTGATGGATAATAAGGTGGTTGTGGGTGTCGGAAATATTTATGCCAGTGAGTCACTGTTTACCGCACGCATTAGCCCCGATCGGCCAGCCGGTTCATTAACGAAAAAAGATGCTGATGTGCTGGTGGTAACCATAAAAGCAGTGCTACTACGTTCGATTGAGCAGGGGGGTACGACTTTGAAAGACTTTTTGCAGTCCGATGGTAAGCCGGGATATTTTGCGCAGGAACTACAGGTCTATGGCCGCGCAGGGGAAGCATGCCGAGTGTGCGGCGAGAAAATACTGAGCGGAAAGCATGGGCAGCGCACGACGTTTTTTTGCCCACGCTGCCAGAGGTAG
- the coaD gene encoding pantetheine-phosphate adenylyltransferase: protein MEKRAIYPGTFDPMTNGHLDLVTRAANMFDHVILAIAASPSKKPMFSLEERVALATQVTAHLHNVEVLGFSELMAHFAQHQNANILVRGLRAVSDFEYEMQLANMNRHLMPTLESVFLMPSKEWSFISSSLVKEVARHGGDIAPFVPEIIAQALSEKLI, encoded by the coding sequence ATGGAAAAGCGCGCCATTTATCCCGGTACTTTTGATCCGATGACCAACGGTCATTTAGATTTAGTGACTCGTGCCGCTAACATGTTTGATCACGTTATTCTTGCGATTGCTGCTAGCCCAAGTAAAAAACCAATGTTCAGTCTCGAAGAACGTGTTGCCTTAGCGACTCAGGTGACAGCTCATCTGCATAATGTAGAAGTTTTAGGGTTTAGCGAACTCATGGCACATTTCGCCCAGCACCAAAATGCCAATATTTTGGTTCGTGGCCTCAGAGCTGTTTCTGATTTTGAATATGAAATGCAGCTCGCAAATATGAACCGTCATTTGATGCCGACGTTAGAAAGCGTGTTTCTCATGCCCTCCAAAGAATGGTCGTTTATCTCATCCTCTCTGGTGAAGGAAGTCGCTCGCCACGGTGGCGATATCGCTCCTTTCGTGCCTGAGATCATTGCTCAGGCACTGAGTGAGAAACTTATCTAG
- the waaA gene encoding lipid IV(A) 3-deoxy-D-manno-octulosonic acid transferase codes for MLQTLYTILLYLIQPLIWIRLWMRGRKAPAYRKRWAERYGFCSNKMLSGGIMLHSVSVGETLAAIPLVRALRHRYPTLPITVTTMTPTGSERVQSAFGKDVQHVYLPYDLPGSINRFLDRVNPKLVLIMETELWPNLITALNKRQIPLVIANARLSARSAKGYAKLGSFIRDILRRITLIAAQNQEDGERFISLGLKPSQLAVTGSLKFDISVTPQLAAKAVTLRRQWAPHRQVWIATSTHEGEEAILIDAHRQLLEHFPELLLILVPRHPERFNDAIKLTQQADLSYITRSSGEIPSAKTQVVIGDTMGELMLLYGIADLAFVGGSLVERGGHNPLEPAAHAIPVLMGPHTINFKDICARLEQADGLITVTDAASLVKEITTLLTDEDYRSYYGRHAVEVLYQNQGALQKLLHLLEPYLPVKNH; via the coding sequence ATGCTTCAAACGCTTTACACCATACTGCTTTACCTAATCCAGCCGCTCATTTGGATCAGATTGTGGATGCGTGGTCGTAAAGCTCCTGCCTATAGAAAGCGTTGGGCGGAGCGATATGGCTTTTGCTCAAACAAAATGCTTTCCGGTGGGATCATGTTGCACTCTGTTTCCGTAGGGGAAACGCTGGCGGCGATCCCGTTAGTTAGAGCCTTGCGCCATCGCTATCCAACGCTACCGATCACAGTAACCACGATGACACCAACGGGCTCAGAGCGTGTGCAGTCAGCGTTTGGCAAGGACGTTCAGCATGTCTATTTGCCGTATGATCTACCGGGTTCCATTAATCGCTTTCTAGACCGCGTTAACCCGAAGCTAGTTCTCATCATGGAAACTGAACTGTGGCCAAACCTGATTACCGCGCTCAATAAACGCCAGATACCGCTAGTTATTGCCAACGCCCGTTTGTCTGCCCGCTCGGCAAAAGGTTACGCAAAACTCGGTAGTTTTATTCGTGATATCTTGCGTCGTATCACGCTGATAGCCGCGCAAAACCAAGAAGACGGTGAACGCTTTATCTCCTTGGGTTTAAAACCATCCCAATTGGCCGTCACTGGCAGTCTAAAGTTCGATATTTCTGTCACGCCACAGCTCGCCGCTAAAGCGGTGACACTCCGACGCCAGTGGGCACCGCATCGTCAAGTTTGGATTGCAACCAGCACCCACGAAGGCGAAGAAGCCATTTTGATTGATGCTCACAGACAGCTGCTAGAGCATTTCCCTGAGCTGTTACTTATTCTTGTCCCACGTCACCCTGAACGTTTCAACGACGCTATTAAGCTGACGCAGCAAGCAGACCTAAGCTACATCACTCGTTCATCTGGAGAAATTCCCTCAGCCAAAACTCAAGTCGTTATTGGCGATACGATGGGCGAATTAATGTTGCTATACGGTATCGCCGATCTTGCCTTTGTCGGCGGTAGCTTAGTCGAACGAGGCGGGCACAATCCGCTGGAGCCCGCGGCGCACGCAATCCCTGTGCTTATGGGCCCACATACCATCAACTTTAAAGACATCTGTGCCAGACTAGAACAGGCCGATGGTTTAATTACCGTGACAGATGCAGCGTCTTTGGTAAAAGAGATCACGACGCTGTTAACTGATGAAGACTACCGTAGCTACTATGGTCGCCACGCCGTCGAAGTGCTATATCAGAATCAGGGTGCATTACAGAAATTGTTACACCTGCTTGAACCTTATCTTCCCGTAAAGAACCATTGA
- the rfaQ gene encoding lipopolysaccharide core heptosyltransferase RfaQ: MDKQYKRILVIKLRFHGDMLLTTPVISTLKLNYPDAKIDVLLYEDTMPILSENPEVNALYGIKNRKTSASEKLQNVAKTISLLRKNNYDLVINLTDQWPVAFLVKCLQAKDKISLQFHHRKSIFWTSCFSESVEPKGTHIVERNLSTLAPLGLQKIITETKMSYLPDHWHTIQQRLSENGVDSQHYVVIQPTARQMFKCWDEEKFSEVIDSLESRGYSVVLTSGPSAADIACVTKIKEHCKIKPVTALAGKTSFPELAALIDHASLFIGVDSAPMHIAAALKTPIVCLFGATDHRFWRPWSDNFIMFWAGDYQPMPTRDNLDRHRKYLSCIPASDVIGATEKLLKASSDELIPRDSE, encoded by the coding sequence GTGGATAAACAATATAAAAGAATACTCGTCATCAAGCTTAGGTTTCATGGAGACATGCTGCTGACAACTCCAGTCATCAGTACGCTAAAGCTCAACTATCCAGATGCTAAAATCGATGTCTTATTATATGAAGACACTATGCCAATTCTCTCGGAAAACCCTGAGGTTAATGCACTCTACGGGATCAAAAATAGAAAAACATCAGCATCCGAAAAACTACAAAATGTAGCGAAGACGATTAGTTTGCTGAGGAAGAATAATTACGATTTAGTGATTAACCTGACAGACCAGTGGCCAGTCGCTTTTTTAGTTAAATGCTTGCAGGCTAAAGATAAAATTTCGCTACAGTTTCACCACCGTAAATCGATATTTTGGACAAGCTGCTTTAGTGAATCGGTCGAACCTAAAGGTACACATATCGTAGAGCGTAATTTATCGACTCTTGCTCCTCTGGGTTTGCAAAAAATCATCACTGAAACAAAGATGAGTTATCTGCCCGATCATTGGCATACCATTCAGCAGCGGCTCTCTGAGAACGGTGTAGATAGCCAGCATTATGTTGTCATTCAGCCAACGGCTCGCCAGATGTTTAAATGCTGGGATGAAGAAAAATTCTCAGAGGTTATTGATTCATTGGAATCTCGTGGGTATAGCGTGGTGCTAACCTCAGGGCCAAGCGCTGCTGATATTGCCTGCGTAACTAAAATTAAAGAGCACTGCAAAATAAAGCCTGTTACAGCGTTGGCCGGTAAAACATCGTTCCCCGAGCTTGCGGCTCTGATTGATCATGCGTCTCTGTTTATTGGCGTTGATTCTGCACCGATGCACATTGCTGCGGCACTGAAAACGCCAATTGTTTGCTTATTTGGCGCCACGGATCACCGGTTCTGGCGTCCGTGGAGTGATAATTTCATTATGTTTTGGGCGGGTGACTACCAACCAATGCCTACGCGAGACAATCTGGATCGCCATCGCAAGTATTTATCCTGCATCCCTGCAAGCGACGTTATTGGGGCTACAGAAAAGCTTTTGAAAGCTAGCTCAGATGAACTCATTCCTAGGGATAGCGAATAA
- a CDS encoding glycosyltransferase family 4 protein, translated as MNIAFCLYKYFPFGGLQRDFLRIALACQARGHHIRVYAMSWEGERPADFEYIQVPTRSHSNHGRNKEYSDWVTHDLQTNPADIVVGFNKMPGLDYYYAADVCYAEKVAQEKGFFYRLTSRYKHYAEFERAVFSNESHAELLMLTGKQIADFKRHYQTAPERFHIVPPGISLDRKYDHRAANIREDFRQRNAIADDELLVLQVGSDFKRKGVDRTLRAIAALPMATKVKTKLIVVGQDKPKRYQALAAKLDILSQVQFYSGRDDIPELMAAADVLMHPAYQESAGIVLIEAIAAGLPVITTETCGYAHHVASADCGVVISEPFEQTQLNEVLARGLDDKKLRETWSEHAKAYADKEDLYSLPERAADLILGGKND; from the coding sequence ATGAATATTGCGTTCTGTTTATATAAATATTTTCCGTTTGGTGGATTGCAGCGCGACTTTCTACGTATTGCACTGGCATGCCAAGCTCGTGGGCATCATATCCGTGTTTATGCGATGTCTTGGGAAGGTGAACGTCCAGCAGATTTCGAATATATCCAAGTGCCAACTCGCTCACATTCAAACCATGGCCGAAATAAAGAATATAGTGATTGGGTAACACATGATCTGCAGACCAATCCAGCCGACATAGTGGTAGGCTTCAACAAGATGCCGGGGCTCGATTATTACTATGCCGCAGATGTGTGTTATGCCGAAAAAGTGGCACAGGAAAAAGGATTTTTCTACCGATTAACTTCACGTTATAAGCACTATGCCGAGTTTGAGCGCGCGGTATTTTCAAATGAAAGCCACGCTGAGTTGCTAATGCTGACCGGCAAGCAAATTGCTGATTTCAAAAGGCACTATCAAACTGCGCCTGAGCGTTTTCATATTGTTCCGCCAGGAATATCTTTAGATAGAAAATATGATCACCGTGCAGCCAATATTCGCGAGGATTTTCGTCAGCGTAATGCTATTGCTGATGATGAATTGTTAGTGCTACAGGTGGGGTCTGATTTTAAACGCAAAGGCGTTGATCGAACGTTGCGTGCAATTGCTGCATTGCCAATGGCGACTAAGGTAAAGACAAAGTTAATTGTTGTAGGGCAAGACAAGCCTAAGCGTTATCAAGCACTCGCTGCGAAGTTGGATATTTTATCTCAGGTTCAATTTTACTCTGGCCGAGATGATATCCCTGAATTAATGGCTGCTGCGGACGTGTTAATGCATCCTGCATATCAAGAGTCAGCGGGTATCGTTTTAATTGAGGCGATTGCGGCTGGCTTGCCGGTTATTACAACAGAAACTTGTGGCTATGCTCATCACGTTGCTAGCGCTGATTGTGGAGTGGTGATTTCTGAGCCATTCGAACAAACGCAGTTAAATGAAGTTTTAGCGCGCGGGCTAGATGACAAAAAACTAAGAGAAACATGGTCCGAACACGCTAAAGCGTATGCGGATAAAGAAGATCTGTATAGCTTGCCAGAAAGGGCGGCGGATCTCATTTTAGGTGGTAAAAATGATTGA
- the rfaP gene encoding lipopolysaccharide core heptose(I) kinase RfaP, producing the protein MIELKEPLTTLWKGKDPFVEVEKLQGEVFRALETRKTLRFSLAEKSYFIKIHYGTTLKEVLKNLISFRIPVLGADREWKAIHRLYQLDVDTMKGIGFGQTGANPLTRKSFIITEDLAPTISLEDYCADWEQTPPDFRIKRMLIKRLATMVRKMHRGGVNHRDCYICHFLLHLPFDGDDESQLKLSVIDLHRSQIRDKVPQRWRDKDLIGLYFSSSNIGLNKKDILYFLKIYFDAPLRQTLTQERELLEKAITKSEKIKERTIRKSL; encoded by the coding sequence ATGATTGAGTTAAAAGAGCCCTTAACCACATTGTGGAAGGGAAAAGATCCTTTTGTTGAAGTAGAGAAACTTCAAGGGGAGGTTTTTCGTGCTTTGGAGACTCGTAAAACACTTCGTTTTTCTTTAGCAGAGAAATCATATTTTATTAAAATTCACTATGGCACTACGCTAAAGGAAGTTTTGAAAAATCTGATTTCTTTCCGTATACCTGTATTGGGTGCCGATCGTGAGTGGAAAGCGATTCACCGTTTGTACCAATTAGACGTTGATACCATGAAAGGGATTGGCTTCGGTCAAACGGGAGCTAATCCGCTGACGCGGAAATCTTTTATTATTACTGAAGATTTGGCGCCCACAATTAGCCTAGAAGATTACTGTGCTGATTGGGAGCAAACCCCCCCTGATTTTCGTATCAAGCGTATGCTAATTAAGCGATTGGCAACGATGGTGAGGAAGATGCATCGTGGTGGGGTAAATCATCGCGATTGTTATATTTGCCATTTTTTACTTCATTTGCCGTTCGATGGCGATGATGAAAGTCAGCTCAAATTATCGGTTATCGACTTACACCGATCGCAGATCCGTGACAAAGTGCCACAACGTTGGAGAGATAAAGATCTGATTGGTTTATATTTCTCATCTTCCAATATTGGGCTGAATAAAAAAGACATTCTTTATTTTCTTAAAATTTATTTTGATGCCCCGTTGCGCCAAACATTGACGCAAGAGCGGGAATTGCTAGAAAAAGCGATTACTAAGTCTGAAAAAATTAAAGAACGTACTATACGCAAATCGCTATGA